The following coding sequences lie in one Primulina huaijiensis isolate GDHJ02 chromosome 2, ASM1229523v2, whole genome shotgun sequence genomic window:
- the LOC140968977 gene encoding peptidyl-prolyl cis-trans isomerase CYP21-1-like: MSRDISALFKPRCLLILGAAFVLIFFVSSFSRVEEDKVEEVYETTHRVFLDVDIDKQRIGRIVIGLYGQVMPKTVENFRALCTGEMRKAANGKVLHYRGTPFHRVIPGFMIQGGDIVSGDGRGNQSIYGGTFRDENFKLKHSHAGTVSMVNSGPDSNGSQFFITTVKAYWLDGEHVVFGKVIEGMDTVYAIEGGAGTYSGKPRKKVIIADSGEIPKNKWDEDIRTSTKRL; encoded by the exons ATGAGTCGAGATATCTCAGCGCTGTTCAAACCGCGGTGTCTCTTGATCTTGGGGGCGGCGTTTGTACTGATCTTCTTTGTTTCCTCTTTCTCTCGAGTG GAGGAAGATAAGGTAGAAGAAGTCTATGAAACCACTCACAGAGTTTTTCTGGATGTTGACATAGACAAGCAGCGAATAG GTAGAATCGTCATTGGTTTATATGGTCAAGTCATGCCAAAGACCGTGG AGAATTTTAGGGCCTTGTGTACAG GGGAGATGAGAAAAGCTGCAAATGGGAAAGTTCTTCATTATAGAGGAACACCATTTCATCGTGTTATACCTGGATTCATGATACAAGGTGGAGATATTGTTTCTGGAGATGGTAGAGGAAATCAATCTATATATGGTGGCACCTTCCGTGATGAAAATTTTAAGTTGAAGCATTCACATGCAG GTACTGTGTCCATGGTAAATTCAGGACCTGATTCTAATGGTTCACAGTTTTTTATTACCACAGTCAAGGCATACTG GTTGGATGGCGAGCATGTTGTTTTTGGCAAAGTCATTGAAGGCATGGATACTGTGTATGCCATCGAAGGAGGGGCAGGCACTTACAGTGGGAAGCCGAGGAAGAAGGTAATCATTGCTGATTCTGGGGAGATACCCAAGAACAAGTGGGATGAGGATATCCGAACTTCGACAAAGAGactataa
- the LOC140959749 gene encoding actin-depolymerizing factor 5-like isoform X1 — protein sequence MAMAFKMATTGMWVTEECKNSFMAMKWKKVHRFIVFKIDEAAKVLMVDKVGGPTEGYEDLKAALPVDDCRYAVFDFDFVTVDKCRKSKIFFIAWAPTASRIRAKILYATSKDGLRRALDGIHYEVQATDPTEMGFDVIKDRVK from the exons ATGGCGATGGCTTTCAAAATG GCCACCACAGGGATGTGGGTGACAGAGGAATGCAAGAACTCATTCATGGCGATGAAATGGAAGAAAGTTCACAGATTCATCGTGTTCAAGATTGATGAGGCGGCTAAGGTGCTCATGGTGGACAAGGTCGGCGGACCCACCGAAGGGTACGAAGATCTCAAGGCGGCGCTTCCGGTCGACGACTGTCGGTACGCCGTCTTCGATTTCGACTTCGTCACCGTTGACAAGTGCCGGAAGAGTAAAATCTTTTTTATTGCTTG GGCTCCAACGGCTTCAAGAATTAGAGCTAAAATATTGTATGCAACCTCCAAAGATGGATTGAGACGAGCATTAGATGGCATACACTACGAAGTGCAAGCAACCGATCCAACCGAGATGGGATTCGATGTGATCAAAGATCGAGTTAAATAA
- the LOC140959749 gene encoding actin-depolymerizing factor 5-like isoform X2 gives MAMAFKMATTGMWVTEECKNSFMAMKWKKVHRFIVFKIDEAAKVLMVDKVGGPTEGYEDLKAALPVDDCRAPTASRIRAKILYATSKDGLRRALDGIHYEVQATDPTEMGFDVIKDRVK, from the exons ATGGCGATGGCTTTCAAAATG GCCACCACAGGGATGTGGGTGACAGAGGAATGCAAGAACTCATTCATGGCGATGAAATGGAAGAAAGTTCACAGATTCATCGTGTTCAAGATTGATGAGGCGGCTAAGGTGCTCATGGTGGACAAGGTCGGCGGACCCACCGAAGGGTACGAAGATCTCAAGGCGGCGCTTCCGGTCGACGACTGTCG GGCTCCAACGGCTTCAAGAATTAGAGCTAAAATATTGTATGCAACCTCCAAAGATGGATTGAGACGAGCATTAGATGGCATACACTACGAAGTGCAAGCAACCGATCCAACCGAGATGGGATTCGATGTGATCAAAGATCGAGTTAAATAA